A window of Tautonia plasticadhaerens contains these coding sequences:
- a CDS encoding sulfotransferase domain-containing protein gives MDVICCGMYRACSTWQYEVVGRLIEWRRKGQRLGYVEGHGYDPAPGRGRFRVLKCHDRHANFARAVAEGDALAVYSYRDLRDVVDSMRHKQARTFEALMAEGLVHRILQNDRFWMGRPGVLVQRYEDLVLDPAGGVRELARFLGIVISGDEAEEVAESYSPEANRRRIEEGRRELLDRGEDPDDPSRAMRHDPETLLHGNHLRTGKVGGWREALGPEHLATLERIGGDWLVRRGYEPDRSWAPAVSPRRLVPGLVRSRWHAWVYFTARRHPRVASALKRALGLDRLGRRTAPGAPIRPRTRGGEVEAEGRR, from the coding sequence ATGGACGTCATCTGCTGCGGGATGTATCGGGCCTGTTCCACCTGGCAGTACGAGGTGGTGGGGCGCCTGATCGAGTGGCGCCGCAAGGGACAGCGGCTGGGGTACGTGGAGGGGCACGGCTACGACCCCGCCCCGGGCCGTGGCCGCTTCCGCGTCCTGAAGTGCCACGACCGGCACGCGAATTTTGCCCGGGCCGTGGCCGAGGGGGACGCGCTGGCCGTCTACTCGTACCGCGACCTGCGGGACGTGGTCGACTCGATGCGGCACAAGCAGGCTCGGACGTTCGAGGCCCTGATGGCCGAGGGCCTGGTCCACCGGATCCTCCAGAATGACCGCTTCTGGATGGGCCGCCCCGGGGTGCTGGTGCAGCGCTACGAGGACCTGGTGCTCGACCCGGCGGGGGGGGTCCGAGAGCTGGCCCGGTTCCTCGGCATTGTGATCTCGGGGGACGAGGCCGAGGAGGTCGCCGAGTCGTACTCGCCGGAGGCCAACCGGCGTCGGATCGAGGAGGGCCGCCGGGAGCTGCTCGACCGGGGGGAAGACCCGGACGACCCCTCCCGGGCGATGCGGCACGACCCGGAGACGCTCCTGCACGGCAACCACCTGAGGACCGGGAAGGTCGGCGGCTGGCGGGAGGCGCTGGGGCCGGAGCACCTGGCGACGCTGGAGCGGATCGGCGGCGACTGGCTCGTCCGCCGGGGCTATGAGCCGGACCGGTCCTGGGCCCCGGCCGTGTCGCCGAGGAGGCTCGTGCCGGGCCTGGTCCGCTCCCGATGGCACGCCTGGGTCTACTTCACCGCGAGGAGGCACCCGAGGGTCGCCTCCGCCCTGAAGCGGGCGCTGGGCCTCGACCGGCTCGGCCGGAGGACGGCCCCGGGTGCCCCCATACGCCCCCGGACTCGGGGCGGCGAGGTGGAGGCCGAGGGCAGGAGATAG
- a CDS encoding DEAD/DEAH box helicase, whose amino-acid sequence MDDVTKDWRLGESGPPGQSIEDRLGGGVDASTGARAFRGPTGPGVEVGAGSGDEPSRFDADLQWATEDRRQESSVEPRRKAPTGIAQKVARDFAEGVRARGRAYFAKGRVLVRVDGPGEIAAKVRGTTSYRVRLWLRGDRLLASCTCPYFGPEGAGAPCKHIWATVLATDARGLLEPAEGRPLRLLPVGPPRRQPPASTPEGGASNGHGASNGHGPRPTAGGPGPDPTASRPGYGGPQGRPGPGQKGRGKQNQGLPTGPGGKNYPPRQGAPYAKGGKPLPKGPLAQGKEAPPPPPGLGPGVNKPQKKTKRRLYYIIDVPATQAQGRLVIDLARRERKPDGTRGPLRPWWHTPATAASKVDSEDLQVLEFLQQSRDIVATVTSGSNTGGGGSGGANGGTRGPARMPGAIRRFILAQGRQVEIIERLCRTGRCRLRRTDGEDDPPGLRWDDGPPWQFWLDVRQDAAGKRWTWRGALHRKHGRMDLAEPLAILPGMLVLGTGRAARFDDAGVPQWVSRLRDEKEMIFLDAEKQDAMLATILEEAKLGPGDLIEELPLETIKSAPRPRLIARSPRRNYGVEADRVLGQLEYVYEGTAVPAQMTGNLFVSTGRKVVIHRDVPAEQAAAIRLFEVGFRESKDHLVDPGTLELPAKRLGAVVRELVAEGWQVEAEGEVIQPVGEFKLSVTSGIDWFELDGAVDFGGQSVSLPEVMAAARRGESRITLADGSIGVLPEDWMKKYGMLVDLGTEQDGTLRFGLAQASLLDALLASQPNVKVDEGFRRARKQLHEFEGLRSLEAPEGFTGTLRPYQEEGLGWLDYLERFGFGGILADDMGLGKTIQVLALLQHRKRQGTAEGPALAVVPRSLVFNWLEEAAKFTPELRVMDYTGRGRPQMRTRFDEHDLIVTTYGTVRTDAAELSKIEFDSVILDEAQAIKNASSQAAKACRLLQGRHKLAMSGTPIENHLGELWSIFEFLNPGMLGGANAFKGLTSASAGQDEGARAGLAKALKPFILRRTKAQVVKDLPEKTENTLYCTMEPAQRRIYEELKAHYRHALLKKGSTDLNRSKIEVLEALLRLRQAACHPALINPELHGEEPSAKLDMLLPQLAEVVDEGHKALVFSQFTTFLGLVKDALDEEGLTYEYLDGRTRNRAQRVERFQTDPDCQVFLISLKAGGLGLNLTAAEYVYLLDPWWNPAVEAQAIDRSHRIGQTNNVFAYRLICRDTVEQKIVDLQQQKRELADAILNADNRSIIKTLSRDDLEFLLS is encoded by the coding sequence ATGGACGACGTGACCAAGGACTGGCGCCTCGGCGAGTCGGGCCCCCCCGGGCAGTCGATCGAGGATCGACTCGGGGGGGGCGTCGACGCCTCGACCGGGGCGCGGGCGTTCCGGGGGCCGACCGGCCCGGGGGTCGAGGTCGGGGCGGGCAGCGGCGACGAGCCGTCCCGGTTCGACGCCGACCTCCAGTGGGCCACCGAAGACCGACGCCAGGAGAGCAGCGTGGAACCGAGACGAAAGGCGCCGACGGGGATCGCCCAGAAGGTCGCTCGCGACTTCGCCGAGGGGGTCCGCGCCCGGGGGAGGGCCTACTTCGCCAAGGGGCGGGTCCTCGTGCGCGTCGACGGGCCGGGGGAGATCGCGGCCAAGGTCCGGGGCACGACGAGCTACCGGGTGCGGCTCTGGCTGCGCGGCGACCGCCTGCTCGCCTCCTGCACCTGCCCGTATTTCGGCCCCGAGGGGGCCGGGGCGCCGTGCAAGCACATCTGGGCGACCGTATTGGCGACCGACGCCCGGGGCCTGCTGGAACCGGCCGAGGGCCGCCCGCTTCGCCTGCTGCCCGTCGGCCCCCCCCGCCGCCAGCCCCCGGCCTCGACCCCCGAGGGCGGGGCGTCCAACGGGCACGGGGCGTCCAACGGGCACGGGCCGAGGCCCACCGCCGGGGGGCCCGGGCCCGACCCGACGGCGAGCCGGCCCGGCTACGGCGGCCCCCAGGGGCGGCCGGGGCCGGGCCAGAAGGGCCGCGGCAAGCAGAATCAGGGGCTGCCGACCGGCCCCGGCGGCAAGAACTACCCGCCCCGGCAGGGCGCCCCGTACGCCAAGGGGGGCAAGCCGCTGCCCAAGGGGCCGCTGGCCCAGGGCAAGGAGGCCCCGCCCCCCCCCCCGGGGCTGGGGCCGGGCGTCAACAAGCCGCAGAAGAAGACCAAGCGGCGGCTGTACTACATCATCGACGTGCCCGCCACCCAGGCCCAGGGGAGGCTGGTCATCGACCTCGCCCGCCGTGAGCGCAAGCCCGACGGCACCCGGGGGCCCCTGCGACCCTGGTGGCACACGCCGGCCACGGCGGCCTCGAAGGTCGACTCCGAGGATTTGCAGGTGCTGGAGTTCCTCCAGCAGTCCCGCGACATCGTGGCCACCGTCACCTCCGGCAGCAACACCGGCGGCGGCGGGAGCGGCGGGGCCAACGGCGGCACCCGGGGCCCGGCGCGGATGCCGGGGGCGATCCGCCGGTTCATCCTGGCGCAGGGGAGGCAGGTCGAGATCATCGAGCGCCTCTGCCGGACCGGCCGCTGCCGCCTGCGACGCACCGACGGCGAGGACGATCCCCCGGGCCTGCGATGGGACGACGGCCCCCCCTGGCAGTTCTGGCTGGACGTCCGCCAGGACGCCGCCGGCAAGCGCTGGACCTGGCGAGGCGCCCTGCACCGCAAGCACGGCCGGATGGACCTGGCCGAGCCGCTGGCGATCCTGCCCGGGATGCTCGTGCTGGGCACCGGCCGGGCCGCCCGGTTCGACGACGCCGGGGTGCCGCAGTGGGTCTCCCGCCTCCGCGACGAGAAGGAGATGATCTTCCTCGACGCCGAGAAGCAGGACGCCATGCTCGCCACGATCCTGGAGGAGGCCAAGCTCGGCCCCGGGGATCTGATCGAGGAACTGCCGCTGGAGACCATCAAGTCGGCCCCCCGGCCCCGGCTGATCGCCCGGAGCCCCCGGCGGAACTACGGGGTCGAGGCCGACCGGGTGCTCGGCCAGCTCGAATACGTGTACGAGGGCACCGCCGTCCCGGCGCAGATGACGGGCAACCTGTTCGTCAGCACCGGCCGCAAGGTGGTCATCCACCGCGACGTGCCGGCCGAGCAGGCGGCGGCGATCCGCCTCTTCGAGGTCGGCTTCCGCGAGTCGAAGGACCACCTGGTCGACCCCGGCACGCTCGAATTGCCCGCCAAGCGGCTCGGCGCCGTGGTCCGGGAGCTGGTGGCCGAGGGCTGGCAGGTCGAGGCCGAGGGGGAGGTGATCCAGCCGGTCGGCGAGTTCAAGCTCTCGGTGACCAGCGGCATCGACTGGTTCGAGCTGGACGGGGCGGTCGACTTCGGCGGCCAGTCCGTCTCGCTGCCCGAGGTGATGGCCGCCGCCCGGAGGGGGGAGAGCCGGATCACCCTGGCCGACGGGTCGATCGGCGTCCTGCCCGAGGACTGGATGAAGAAGTACGGGATGCTCGTCGACCTGGGGACCGAGCAGGACGGCACGCTCCGCTTCGGGCTGGCCCAGGCGAGCCTGCTGGACGCCCTGCTCGCCTCCCAGCCGAACGTGAAGGTGGACGAGGGGTTCCGCCGCGCCCGCAAGCAGCTCCACGAGTTCGAGGGGCTCCGCTCGCTGGAGGCCCCCGAGGGCTTCACCGGCACGCTCCGCCCGTACCAGGAGGAGGGGCTCGGCTGGCTCGACTACCTGGAGCGGTTCGGCTTCGGCGGCATCCTGGCCGACGACATGGGCCTGGGCAAGACGATCCAGGTGCTCGCCCTGCTGCAGCACCGCAAGCGGCAGGGGACGGCCGAGGGGCCGGCGCTGGCCGTCGTGCCGAGGTCCCTGGTGTTCAACTGGCTGGAGGAGGCCGCCAAGTTCACCCCGGAGCTGAGGGTGATGGACTACACCGGCCGGGGCCGCCCCCAGATGCGCACGCGGTTCGACGAGCACGACCTGATCGTCACCACCTACGGCACCGTCCGGACCGACGCGGCCGAGCTGTCGAAGATCGAGTTCGACTCGGTGATCCTGGACGAGGCCCAGGCGATCAAGAACGCCTCCAGCCAGGCCGCCAAGGCGTGTCGGCTGCTCCAGGGCCGGCACAAGCTCGCCATGAGCGGCACGCCGATCGAGAACCACCTGGGCGAACTCTGGTCGATCTTCGAGTTCCTCAACCCCGGCATGCTCGGCGGCGCCAACGCCTTCAAGGGGCTGACCTCCGCCTCCGCCGGGCAGGACGAGGGGGCCCGGGCCGGGCTGGCCAAGGCGCTCAAGCCGTTCATCCTGCGGCGGACCAAGGCCCAGGTGGTCAAGGACCTGCCCGAGAAGACCGAGAACACCCTGTACTGCACCATGGAGCCGGCCCAGCGCCGGATCTACGAGGAGCTGAAGGCCCACTACCGGCACGCCCTCCTGAAGAAGGGCTCGACCGACCTGAACCGGTCGAAGATCGAGGTGCTGGAGGCCCTGCTCCGGCTGCGGCAGGCGGCCTGCCACCCGGCCCTGATCAACCCCGAGCTGCACGGCGAGGAGCCCTCGGCCAAGCTCGACATGCTGCTGCCGCAGCTGGCCGAGGTGGTCGACGAGGGGCACAAGGCGCTGGTCTTCTCGCAGTTCACCACCTTCCTCGGCCTGGTGAAGGACGCCCTGGACGAGGAGGGGCTGACCTACGAATACCTCGACGGCCGGACCCGCAACCGCGCCCAGCGCGTCGAGCGGTTCCAGACCGACCCCGACTGCCAGGTCTTCCTCATCAGCCTGAAGGCCGGCGGGCTGGGGCTGAACCTGACGGCGGCCGAATACGTGTACCTGCTCGACCCCTGGTGGAACCCGGCGGTCGAGGCCCAGGCGATCGACCGCTCCCACCGGATCGGCCAGACGAACAACGTGTTCGCCTACCGCCTGATCTGCCGGGACACGGTCGAGCAGAAGATCGTCGACCTGCAGCAGCAGAAGCGCGAGCTGGCCGACGCGATCCTCAACGCCGACAACCGGTCGATCATCAAGACCCTCTCCCGGGACGACCTGGAGTTCCTGCTCTCCTGA
- a CDS encoding VOC family protein: protein MLGFEETRAVEGWSFLRRGACRLRLGHCPEARPMSDPSCIDHSWFLYLPVDDAEGLFEEYRARGASIWHPIGDRPWGMREFAVVTPDGHRIVFGQDLGRGGPDPA from the coding sequence GTGCTCGGCTTCGAGGAGACGAGGGCCGTCGAGGGGTGGTCATTCCTGCGCCGGGGGGCCTGCCGGCTGAGGCTCGGCCACTGCCCCGAGGCCAGGCCGATGTCGGACCCGTCGTGCATCGACCACTCCTGGTTCCTGTACCTCCCGGTCGACGACGCCGAAGGGCTGTTCGAGGAGTACCGGGCCCGGGGGGCGTCGATCTGGCACCCGATCGGCGACAGGCCCTGGGGGATGCGCGAGTTCGCCGTCGTCACGCCCGACGGGCACCGGATCGTCTTCGGGCAGGACCTCGGGCGAGGCGGGCCGGACCCGGCCTGA
- a CDS encoding glycosyltransferase family 2 protein has product MGARSGSPRGTAVGTVERRSTGPGPDPSVGPGPSGDSGECPLLVVVVNYKSAGLAVDCLESLGPELEQVPGSRASLVENDSGEGDLLAREVEGRGWGGWVSLERADRNGGFAAGNNRAIVPALASADPPRYVLLLNPDTVVRPGAVRELLAFMDARPDVGIAGSRLEFPDGRAQRSAFRFPSALGELEGGLRLGPATRLLSKWVVAPPVPEGLDPVPTDWVAGASMIVRREVFEAVGPMDEAYFMYFEEVDFCRRAAKLGWPCWYVPRSRVVHLVGQSSGVTDRARARRRRPGYWFESRRRYFRSHHGRAATAVADLLWVVGYCSYRLRRRLAGAPDSDPEHLLRDFVRHSLLPTGPNSP; this is encoded by the coding sequence ATGGGAGCGAGGAGCGGATCGCCGAGGGGGACGGCTGTCGGGACCGTCGAGCGGCGATCGACCGGGCCGGGGCCGGATCCGTCCGTCGGGCCGGGTCCGTCCGGGGACTCGGGGGAATGCCCGCTGCTGGTGGTGGTCGTCAACTACAAGTCGGCCGGGCTGGCGGTCGACTGCCTCGAATCGCTGGGCCCGGAGCTGGAGCAGGTGCCCGGCTCGAGGGCGTCCCTGGTCGAGAACGACTCGGGGGAGGGGGATCTCCTGGCCCGGGAGGTCGAGGGTCGGGGCTGGGGCGGTTGGGTGTCCCTGGAGCGGGCCGACCGCAATGGCGGCTTCGCGGCGGGGAACAACCGGGCGATCGTCCCGGCGCTGGCCTCGGCCGACCCGCCGAGGTACGTCCTGCTGCTGAACCCCGACACGGTCGTCCGGCCGGGGGCCGTCCGGGAGCTGTTGGCGTTCATGGACGCCCGGCCCGACGTGGGGATCGCCGGCAGCCGCCTGGAGTTCCCCGACGGCCGGGCGCAGCGGTCGGCCTTCCGGTTCCCCTCGGCCCTGGGGGAGCTGGAGGGGGGCCTCCGGCTCGGCCCGGCCACCCGGCTGCTCTCGAAATGGGTGGTGGCCCCGCCGGTCCCCGAGGGTCTCGACCCGGTGCCGACGGACTGGGTGGCCGGGGCGAGCATGATCGTCCGCCGGGAGGTGTTCGAGGCCGTCGGGCCGATGGATGAAGCCTACTTCATGTACTTCGAGGAGGTCGACTTCTGCCGGAGGGCGGCGAAGCTCGGCTGGCCCTGCTGGTACGTGCCGAGGTCGAGGGTGGTCCACCTGGTGGGCCAGAGTTCCGGCGTCACCGACCGGGCCCGGGCGAGGAGGCGACGGCCGGGCTACTGGTTCGAGTCCCGACGGCGGTACTTCCGGTCGCACCACGGCCGGGCGGCGACGGCGGTGGCCGACCTGCTCTGGGTCGTCGGCTATTGCTCCTACCGCCTCCGACGCCGGCTGGCCGGCGCACCCGACTCGGATCCCGAGCACCTGCTCCGGGACTTCGTCCGCCACTCCCTCCTGCCGACCGGGCCGAACTCGCCATGA
- a CDS encoding glycosyltransferase family 2 protein gives MDRSLLSVVVPILDEEQTLPELGRRLESAVVGLGFVGYEFILVSDGSTDRSEAIIRGLVARDPRYRGVFLSRNFGHQEAISTGLSHARGAVIAVIDGDLQDPPEAIAGLVGALEGGADVAFGVRTGRKESLPARIAYAGFYRLLRAVSAIEIPLDSGDFCCMRRPVVEAILALPERRRFLRGLRAWVGYRQVGVAYERAARHSGTPKYTLRKLVALAYDGLFSFTSLPIRLMQAAGFVLSALAIAVAAGYVAWSFLMPERFPSGFASLIVSIWFFAGVQLFCLGIVGEYVARTCDEARGRPPAVVREVVSREAEDDDGPGAG, from the coding sequence TTGGATCGCTCGCTGCTGTCGGTCGTCGTGCCGATCCTCGACGAGGAGCAGACGCTGCCGGAGCTGGGCCGGAGGCTGGAGTCGGCCGTCGTGGGTCTGGGGTTCGTCGGGTACGAATTCATCCTGGTCTCCGACGGCAGCACGGACCGCTCCGAGGCGATCATCCGGGGCCTGGTGGCCCGGGACCCGAGGTACCGGGGGGTCTTCCTGAGCCGGAACTTCGGGCACCAGGAGGCGATTTCGACGGGACTGTCGCACGCCCGGGGGGCGGTCATCGCGGTGATCGACGGCGACCTGCAGGACCCCCCGGAGGCGATCGCCGGACTGGTCGGGGCGCTGGAGGGGGGGGCGGACGTGGCCTTCGGCGTGAGGACCGGCCGGAAGGAGTCGCTGCCGGCCCGGATCGCCTACGCCGGGTTCTACCGGCTGCTCCGGGCGGTCTCGGCGATCGAGATCCCGCTGGATTCGGGGGACTTCTGCTGCATGAGGAGGCCGGTGGTCGAGGCGATCCTCGCCCTGCCGGAGCGTCGCCGGTTCCTCCGGGGGCTGAGGGCCTGGGTGGGGTATCGCCAGGTCGGCGTGGCCTACGAGCGGGCGGCCCGGCACTCGGGGACGCCGAAGTACACCCTGCGGAAGCTGGTGGCGCTGGCGTATGACGGGCTGTTCTCCTTCACGAGCCTGCCGATCCGGCTGATGCAGGCGGCCGGGTTCGTGCTCTCGGCCCTGGCGATCGCGGTGGCGGCCGGGTACGTGGCCTGGTCGTTCCTCATGCCGGAGCGGTTCCCCAGCGGGTTCGCCAGCCTGATCGTCTCGATCTGGTTCTTCGCCGGGGTGCAGCTCTTCTGCCTCGGGATCGTCGGCGAGTACGTGGCCCGGACCTGCGACGAGGCCCGGGGGAGGCCCCCAGCGGTGGTCCGGGAGGTCGTCTCCCGGGAGGCCGAGGACGACGACGGCCCGGGGGCGGGCTGA
- a CDS encoding serine O-acetyltransferase translates to MTTTGSHPSPPALAPAEADPRAPGDDHLPPLPRGDRDLNPPGMSLWALWREDFETHERRWLEQGFWAVALHRFGNWRMGIRAKILRAPMTLIYSVLFKFVECAAGITLPYTVGLGRRVRIWHHGGMILHARSIGDDVHIRHNTTFGVSRRGVNRAIPTIGNRVDIGCGACVLGAVRVGDDAVIGANAVVLRDVPPGALAVGVPARVVRRGAPGDPAPPDVEAP, encoded by the coding sequence ATGACGACCACCGGCAGCCATCCGTCACCCCCCGCCCTCGCCCCCGCCGAGGCCGACCCCCGGGCCCCGGGGGACGACCACCTGCCCCCGCTGCCCCGGGGGGACCGGGACCTGAACCCGCCGGGGATGTCGCTCTGGGCCCTCTGGCGGGAGGACTTCGAGACGCACGAGCGCCGCTGGCTGGAGCAGGGGTTCTGGGCCGTCGCCCTGCACCGCTTCGGCAACTGGAGGATGGGGATCCGGGCCAAGATCCTCCGGGCGCCGATGACCTTGATCTATTCGGTCTTGTTCAAGTTCGTCGAGTGCGCCGCCGGGATCACCCTGCCCTACACGGTGGGGCTCGGCCGGAGGGTCCGGATCTGGCACCACGGGGGGATGATCTTGCACGCCCGGTCGATCGGCGACGACGTCCACATCCGCCACAACACCACCTTCGGCGTCTCCCGACGGGGGGTGAACCGGGCGATCCCGACGATCGGCAATCGGGTGGACATCGGCTGCGGGGCCTGCGTGCTGGGGGCCGTCCGCGTGGGGGACGACGCCGTGATCGGCGCCAACGCCGTGGTGCTGCGCGACGTGCCGCCGGGGGCACTGGCCGTGGGGGTCCCGGCCCGGGTGGTGCGCCGCGGGGCCCCGGGGGACCCCGCCCCTCCCGACGTCGAGGCGCCCTGA
- a CDS encoding class I SAM-dependent DNA methyltransferase → MQSDYGAVYSRLYREHWWWRAREQILLDRLRGMGLVEGDGLEILDVGCGDALSFEALGRFGRVRGIEVDEQLLDPGGPHRARISTRPLGDPSYDDPSWRFDLITALDVLEHLDDDRASASAMAGMLKPGGLLVVTVPAFELLWDEHDEINHHRRRYSAGRLRGVLQDSGLEQIRVGYLFRGLFAPKLAVRLLNSGRGRDRKVPQHGIPRPSVNTAMQRLCRLEDRLLRLLPLPFGTSVLGSARAPSVGLEGEGRRAVS, encoded by the coding sequence ATGCAATCCGACTACGGCGCCGTCTATTCCCGGCTCTACCGGGAGCACTGGTGGTGGCGGGCCCGGGAGCAGATCCTGCTGGACCGGCTCCGGGGGATGGGCCTGGTGGAGGGGGACGGCCTGGAGATCCTCGACGTCGGCTGCGGCGACGCCCTGTCCTTCGAGGCCCTGGGCCGTTTCGGCCGGGTCCGGGGGATCGAGGTGGACGAACAGTTGCTCGACCCGGGGGGGCCGCACCGGGCCCGGATCTCGACCCGGCCGCTGGGGGACCCGAGCTACGACGACCCGTCCTGGCGGTTCGACCTGATCACGGCCCTGGACGTGCTGGAGCACCTCGACGACGACCGGGCCTCGGCCTCGGCGATGGCGGGGATGCTGAAGCCGGGCGGCCTGCTGGTCGTCACCGTCCCGGCCTTCGAGCTGCTCTGGGACGAGCACGACGAGATCAACCACCACCGGAGGCGGTACTCGGCCGGTCGGCTCCGGGGCGTGTTGCAGGACTCGGGACTGGAGCAGATCCGCGTCGGCTACCTGTTCCGGGGGCTGTTCGCGCCGAAGCTGGCGGTGAGGCTGCTCAACTCGGGCCGGGGCCGCGATCGCAAGGTCCCGCAGCACGGGATCCCCCGGCCGTCGGTCAACACGGCGATGCAACGGCTCTGCCGGCTGGAGGACCGTTTGCTGCGCCTCCTGCCCTTGCCGTTCGGGACGTCGGTGCTCGGCTCGGCCCGGGCGCCCTCGGTCGGCCTGGAAGGGGAAGGACGCCGGGCGGTAAGCTAG
- a CDS encoding glycosyltransferase, which produces MPAELDTKPTEPTERLAEIRVRSPLSIVIPTYKEAENIPPLLDRLERLRVEHEIDLEVLLMDDDSRDGSVEAVRDCGYDWSRIVVRTADRGLSQAVVDGLGLARHPVVVVMDADLSHPPEKIPDLILALESGQEFAIGSRYVPGGSTDDDWGFFRWLNSRVATLLARPLTDAHDPMAGFFAFRRADLARAKYLNPVGYKIGLEIIVKCGLENVGEVPIRFTDRVRGQSKLTFREQLKYLKHLRRLYIYKFRYLSSFGQFAAVGLLGLVVNLAILSALVWVGVPEATAVAAAIAVSMMSNFLLNRRFTFGYARGGRVSTQFLGFVGACSIGALINYAVTLGVISARPSWPVQVAAVIGVGFGTIFNYLTNQFLVFRDATRPPAASAGGPPPPLT; this is translated from the coding sequence ATGCCTGCTGAACTCGACACCAAGCCGACCGAGCCGACGGAGAGGCTGGCGGAGATCCGGGTGCGCTCCCCCCTGTCGATCGTCATCCCGACCTACAAGGAGGCGGAGAACATCCCGCCCCTGCTGGACCGGCTCGAGCGGCTCCGGGTGGAGCACGAGATCGACCTCGAGGTCCTGCTGATGGACGACGACAGCCGGGACGGCAGCGTCGAGGCGGTCCGGGACTGCGGCTACGACTGGTCGAGGATCGTCGTCAGGACCGCGGACCGGGGGCTCAGCCAGGCGGTGGTCGACGGCCTGGGGCTGGCCCGGCACCCGGTCGTGGTGGTCATGGACGCCGACCTCAGCCACCCTCCCGAGAAGATCCCCGACCTGATCCTCGCCCTGGAGAGCGGCCAGGAATTCGCCATCGGCTCGCGGTACGTCCCCGGCGGCTCGACCGACGACGACTGGGGCTTCTTCCGATGGCTCAACAGCCGGGTCGCCACCCTGCTGGCCCGGCCCCTGACCGACGCGCACGACCCGATGGCCGGCTTCTTCGCCTTCCGGCGGGCCGACCTGGCGCGGGCGAAGTACCTCAACCCTGTCGGCTACAAGATCGGCCTGGAGATCATCGTCAAGTGCGGCCTGGAGAACGTCGGCGAGGTGCCGATCCGCTTCACCGACCGCGTGCGGGGCCAGAGCAAGCTGACGTTCCGGGAGCAGCTGAAGTACCTGAAACACCTCAGGCGGTTGTACATCTACAAGTTCCGCTACCTGAGCAGCTTCGGGCAGTTCGCCGCGGTGGGGCTGCTGGGCCTGGTGGTCAACCTGGCGATCCTCTCGGCGCTGGTCTGGGTCGGCGTCCCCGAGGCGACGGCGGTGGCCGCGGCGATCGCCGTGAGCATGATGTCCAACTTCCTGCTGAACCGGCGGTTCACCTTCGGCTACGCCCGGGGAGGCCGGGTGTCGACGCAATTCCTGGGCTTCGTCGGCGCCTGCTCGATCGGGGCGCTGATCAACTACGCCGTCACGCTCGGGGTGATCTCGGCCCGGCCGTCCTGGCCGGTCCAGGTGGCCGCGGTGATCGGCGTCGGCTTCGGGACGATCTTCAACTACCTGACCAACCAGTTCCTGGTGTTCCGGGACGCGACCCGGCCGCCGGCGGCCTCGGCCGGCGGGCCTCCCCCCCCGCTCACCTGA